The proteins below are encoded in one region of Arenibacter algicola:
- a CDS encoding TolC family protein produces MIKQKTHLKLVVFLSQLFLAFNSYGQNLQTYIDEAISNSPEIQKFELQYGIASEKVNEVGAIPNTEFGVGYFVSEPETRTGAQRFKVSAKQMLPWFGNITARENYVSSLADVKYEEIVIAKRKLVASVSQAYYNLYANMAKQTVFLENIELLKTYETLALTSLEVGKASAVDVLRLQMRQNEMQQLLDVLIQQFLAEQTNFNKLLNRDKDMSVNVISDLNMPLEDFDITPENLALHPELLKYDKLYNSVEKSELLNQKESLPMIGFGLDYINVDERPDMDFRDNGKDIIMPMVSLSIPLFNKKYKSQSKQNELQQLEISAQKQDRLNNLESILAKAINDRISARISYKTQSKNLKQANDAEDILIRSYETGTIDFKDVLDIQELQLKFQINQIESIKTYYVQTTIINYLSN; encoded by the coding sequence ATGATAAAACAGAAAACACATTTAAAGTTGGTCGTATTTCTGAGCCAGTTATTCTTGGCATTCAACAGTTATGGTCAAAATTTGCAAACCTATATTGATGAGGCTATTTCCAATAGTCCAGAAATTCAAAAATTTGAATTGCAATATGGTATTGCCTCGGAAAAAGTAAATGAAGTAGGCGCTATTCCCAATACTGAATTTGGAGTGGGCTATTTTGTTAGCGAACCTGAAACAAGAACCGGTGCGCAACGCTTTAAGGTTTCTGCAAAGCAAATGTTGCCTTGGTTTGGAAACATTACTGCAAGAGAAAACTATGTAAGTTCTTTGGCTGATGTAAAGTATGAAGAAATAGTGATTGCCAAAAGAAAACTAGTGGCTTCCGTATCACAAGCCTACTATAATCTATATGCAAACATGGCAAAACAAACTGTATTCCTTGAAAACATAGAATTACTAAAAACCTATGAAACCTTGGCCTTGACTTCACTAGAAGTTGGCAAAGCTTCAGCCGTAGATGTCTTGCGGTTACAAATGCGTCAAAATGAAATGCAACAATTATTAGATGTTTTGATTCAACAATTTTTAGCAGAACAAACCAATTTTAATAAGCTCTTAAATCGAGATAAAGATATGTCAGTCAATGTTATAAGTGATTTGAATATGCCTTTAGAGGATTTTGACATCACTCCCGAGAATTTAGCATTACATCCTGAATTGCTGAAATACGACAAGCTTTATAATTCGGTTGAAAAATCTGAATTGCTGAACCAGAAAGAAAGTCTTCCAATGATTGGTTTTGGATTGGATTATATCAATGTTGATGAACGCCCGGATATGGATTTCCGCGATAATGGAAAAGATATTATAATGCCAATGGTGTCTTTGTCTATACCCCTTTTTAACAAGAAGTATAAATCCCAAAGCAAACAAAACGAACTGCAGCAATTGGAGATAAGCGCACAGAAACAAGATCGCTTAAACAATTTGGAATCAATTTTGGCCAAAGCCATTAACGATAGAATTTCTGCAAGAATCAGCTATAAGACGCAATCCAAAAACTTAAAACAGGCAAATGATGCAGAAGATATTTTGATCCGAAGTTATGAAACTGGTACGATTGATTTTAAGGACGTTCTGGATATTCAGGAGTTACAATTAAAATTTCAGATCAACCAAATCGAATCTATTAAGACCTACTATGTACAAACAACGATAATCAATTATTTAAGCAACTAA